The Anabaena sp. WA102 genome contains a region encoding:
- a CDS encoding superoxide dismutase, which translates to MAFTQPALPFASDALESYGMKAETFEYHYGKHHKAYVDNLNKLVDSTELANKSLEEVIQIAFGDSTKAGIFNNAAQVWNHSFFWNCLKPAGGGTPTGALAAKIDQDFGSFDKFKEEFSNAAATQFGSGWAWLVDDGGTLKVMKTPNAENPLAHGKKALLTIDVWEHAYYIDFKNARPAFIKNFLDNLVNWDFVAANFAA; encoded by the coding sequence ATGGCATTTACCCAACCAGCTTTACCTTTTGCTTCTGATGCTTTAGAATCCTATGGCATGAAGGCTGAAACCTTTGAATATCACTATGGTAAGCATCATAAAGCTTATGTAGATAATTTGAATAAGCTTGTTGATAGCACAGAATTAGCCAACAAGTCTTTGGAAGAAGTAATTCAAATCGCTTTTGGTGATTCTACCAAAGCTGGAATCTTCAACAATGCTGCTCAAGTTTGGAATCACTCCTTCTTCTGGAATTGCTTGAAACCAGCAGGTGGCGGCACTCCTACAGGCGCATTAGCTGCTAAAATTGATCAGGATTTTGGTAGTTTCGACAAATTCAAAGAAGAATTTTCTAACGCTGCTGCAACTCAATTCGGTAGTGGTTGGGCTTGGTTGGTTGATGATGGTGGTACTCTGAAAGTAATGAAAACCCCCAACGCCGAAAACCCCCTCGCACACGGTAAAAAAGCTCTGTTAACCATTGACGTTTGGGAACACGCATATTACATTGACTTCAAAAATGCCCGTCCTGCATTCATCAAGAATTTCTTAGATAATTTGGTGAACTGGGATTTTGTCGCTGCAAATTTCGCTGCTTAG
- a CDS encoding DNA translocase FtsK — translation MHYLTEASEIYKQISQLSLSKTLWIDTEIADWYTDKPKLALIQVLANYTDLTGESAYIFDVLDKPDLAVYFINQIMVNPQIEKVFHNAGFDLKYLGKELAQNVTCTLKIARKITKEVLETTNLKLKTLAAELCQFSHVDAEEGSSDWGKRPLTQKQLNYAAMDTVYLAAVHYRLLEISNPDVINRVFNMVNNKSENSSLTPTKVRLAFECPRLFYLNHNFNCKAIFSSKDTITGIGNIFHQLADNFINLLLIEPRFKTLLNPSATQLNVDELTSKIQQLFYQIKFFPYLQNAIAKDASKAPVLLQVWQGLQGLIKKFTELLVINRRYCSAETVISNTFISGEHNLEYYFDLPNGTKQLIRGEFDCLVFNFELKRLCMVEFKTYQPVDSAAQLAQVSLYSYMLSKRKKPPIDSAVYCVLPEFKEYKYSWEQLENTVHQLIPYKLLQMQQWLSWESPNPNPPPATTQPHLCEICPQQQKCQTFFDVESNAPPNKVIPDNDNPDFIAPSKKREDTSDSSHYLENPTRNLTPQPPSLPGKGENSKPLSLQERGLERGFSDTFKSQKDTFINADEIGASLVAILESFKVNVDYYGADVSPAFIRVKIKPHLGVKVPSILRLSADLQVQLGLEYPPLIAPQAGYVSIDLPRQDRQIAKFEDYIQKQFLPPTAPVKIAIGVGIDGKLLEADLSDPNTCHFLVGGTTGSGKSEFLRSLLLSLIYRHSPQHLKIALVDPKRVTFPEFEQMSSLYAPVVKDSDRAVELMQELVAEMESRYQKFEKAKCADLTTYNQRSSPALPRIVCIFDEYADFMAEKEIRTILEQSIKRLGAMARAAGIHLIISTQRPEASIVTPIIRSNLPGRVALRTSSQADSCIILGGKETTAAYLLGKGDLVYQGGSHGQRLQSLLAQTIKLP, via the coding sequence ATGCACTACCTGACAGAAGCTTCTGAAATTTACAAGCAAATTTCCCAACTGTCCCTATCTAAAACCCTATGGATAGATACGGAAATCGCTGATTGGTATACCGATAAACCAAAATTAGCACTAATTCAGGTATTGGCTAATTATACAGATTTAACTGGTGAATCTGCTTACATTTTTGATGTTTTAGATAAACCTGATTTGGCTGTATATTTCATTAACCAAATTATGGTTAATCCGCAAATTGAAAAAGTTTTTCATAATGCTGGTTTTGATTTAAAATATTTAGGTAAGGAACTAGCCCAAAATGTCACTTGTACTTTAAAAATAGCGAGAAAAATCACCAAAGAAGTTTTAGAAACTACCAACCTAAAACTAAAAACTCTAGCTGCTGAACTCTGTCAATTTTCTCATGTAGACGCAGAAGAAGGAAGCAGTGATTGGGGAAAACGTCCCCTGACTCAAAAACAGTTAAACTATGCAGCAATGGATACAGTTTATTTAGCTGCTGTTCATTATCGCTTACTGGAAATATCCAATCCTGATGTTATCAATCGTGTATTTAATATGGTAAATAATAAATCTGAAAACTCTTCTTTAACTCCTACTAAAGTTAGATTAGCTTTTGAGTGTCCGCGACTATTTTATCTAAATCATAATTTTAATTGTAAAGCAATATTCTCTTCTAAAGATACCATTACTGGTATTGGTAATATCTTTCACCAACTAGCGGATAATTTTATTAATTTACTGCTAATTGAACCCAGATTTAAAACTTTATTAAATCCATCTGCAACACAATTAAATGTAGATGAACTAACATCAAAAATTCAACAATTATTCTATCAAATTAAGTTCTTTCCCTATTTACAAAATGCCATTGCAAAAGACGCGAGTAAAGCACCTGTATTACTACAAGTTTGGCAAGGTTTACAAGGATTAATTAAAAAGTTTACTGAATTGTTAGTAATTAATCGTCGTTATTGCAGTGCAGAAACGGTTATTTCTAATACTTTTATTTCTGGAGAACACAATTTAGAATATTACTTTGATTTACCTAATGGCACAAAACAATTAATTAGAGGTGAGTTTGATTGTCTGGTTTTTAATTTTGAACTTAAACGCCTTTGTATGGTAGAATTTAAAACCTATCAACCTGTAGATTCAGCAGCACAATTAGCGCAAGTTTCTCTCTATAGTTATATGTTATCGAAGCGGAAAAAACCACCTATTGATTCTGCTGTTTATTGTGTTTTACCAGAATTTAAAGAATACAAATATTCTTGGGAACAGTTAGAAAATACGGTTCATCAATTAATTCCCTATAAATTATTACAAATGCAACAATGGTTGAGTTGGGAATCTCCCAATCCTAACCCACCACCTGCGACAACTCAACCTCATTTGTGTGAAATTTGCCCCCAACAACAAAAGTGTCAGACTTTTTTCGATGTTGAATCTAATGCACCGCCAAATAAAGTTATTCCAGATAATGACAATCCTGATTTTATAGCACCTTCCAAAAAACGAGAAGATACATCTGACTCTTCACATTATTTGGAAAACCCAACACGAAACCTAACCCCCCAACCCCCTTCCCTACCAGGGAAGGGGGAGAATTCAAAGCCTCTCTCCTTGCAGGAGAGAGGTTTGGAGAGAGGTTTTTCAGATACTTTTAAAAGTCAGAAAGATACATTTATTAATGCTGATGAAATTGGCGCATCTTTAGTGGCAATTCTAGAATCTTTTAAGGTTAATGTAGATTATTATGGTGCTGATGTAAGTCCGGCATTTATTCGGGTGAAAATTAAACCACATTTAGGTGTGAAAGTTCCTTCAATTCTCAGATTATCCGCTGATTTACAAGTACAATTAGGGTTAGAATATCCGCCTTTAATTGCTCCCCAAGCTGGTTATGTAAGTATTGATTTGCCGCGTCAAGATAGACAAATTGCCAAATTTGAAGATTATATTCAAAAGCAGTTTTTACCCCCAACAGCACCCGTAAAAATTGCTATTGGAGTGGGTATTGATGGGAAGTTATTAGAGGCTGATTTATCAGATCCGAATACTTGTCATTTTTTGGTGGGAGGAACAACAGGAAGCGGAAAAAGTGAATTTTTGAGATCCTTACTTCTCAGTTTAATCTATCGTCATTCTCCCCAACATCTCAAAATTGCCTTAGTTGACCCCAAGCGGGTAACATTTCCCGAATTTGAACAAATGTCGTCGTTATATGCACCAGTTGTCAAAGATAGCGATCGCGCCGTAGAATTAATGCAGGAACTAGTTGCAGAAATGGAATCTCGTTATCAAAAATTTGAAAAAGCTAAATGTGCAGATTTAACCACCTATAATCAACGTTCTTCCCCAGCTTTACCGCGTATTGTCTGTATATTTGATGAATATGCCGATTTTATGGCAGAAAAAGAAATTCGCACCATATTAGAACAAAGTATCAAACGTTTAGGCGCAATGGCAAGAGCCGCAGGTATTCATCTAATTATTTCCACACAACGCCCAGAAGCCAGTATTGTCACCCCAATTATCCGTTCTAACCTACCTGGACGAGTCGCCCTACGTACCTCCAGCCAAGCAGATTCATGTATTATTCTGGGTGGAAAAGAAACAACAGCAGCCTATTTATTAGGCAAAGGTGATTTAGTTTACCAAGGTGGTTCGCACGGACAACGTCTTCAAAGCTTATTAGCACAAACTATTAAACTACCTTAA
- a CDS encoding YbjN domain-containing protein produces MASYLETPTPNELLDEVIQETTAPNHVEVIENVIDTLAQDQSAMVSHAAEGGYLWKFQYGSIEVFVQLTGITDEDTITVWSAVLKLPVQDEARLTRYLLELNCVSTFEARFGIIDHQVVVISTRTLAELSPGEVSRIITIVATIADDNDEYLQSEFCAV; encoded by the coding sequence ATGGCCAGCTACCTAGAAACCCCAACTCCAAATGAGTTACTGGATGAAGTTATTCAAGAAACCACAGCCCCAAATCATGTGGAAGTTATTGAAAATGTAATTGATACCCTGGCACAAGATCAAAGTGCAATGGTTAGTCATGCTGCTGAGGGTGGATATCTGTGGAAGTTCCAATATGGCAGTATAGAAGTATTTGTGCAATTGACGGGAATTACTGATGAAGATACAATCACGGTTTGGTCTGCGGTGCTGAAGTTACCTGTACAAGATGAAGCCAGATTGACACGATATCTCTTAGAGTTAAATTGTGTAAGTACCTTTGAAGCCCGCTTTGGCATTATTGACCATCAGGTGGTGGTGATTTCTACACGCACTTTAGCGGAGTTGTCACCAGGGGAAGTTTCCCGCATCATTACTATTGTTGCGACTATCGCTGATGATAATGATGAATATCTGCAATCCGAGTTCTGTGCAGTTTAG
- a CDS encoding ATP-binding protein, which yields MTDINDIIKREVNPFDMINLKPTNFWAEEQDSKLMVESIHKNAIIEIEGLLDLVGKDHRSRTVLLAGDSGSGKSYLLGRLKRTLNPKAFFAYVLCDWADSSNIWRHILRRTVDSLIQVPEGEKESQLMLWLKSLTAFTRSDIKQRIFNDNFWEALQSNRQKFIKHLKDSYKKAGIYNPDMFFGVLHDLANPELYDLACEWLRGDDLNEDSMQEIKVKICIDTEDAAKNILANFGRISTQTQPIVLCFDNLETMPQLPEGFLDIQPFFNVNTTIHGDNLKNFLVIISVIKSVWQRHLDRIFTADKAGIHRTIQLKLISIEQAEGLWAYQLQPLHQLANPRPESPIFPLNRQILEKNYPGGKTIPRNVLTLGRDEYQKYKGSLLDEDEKPKPEPVTIQIKVTTPNEKTVPKPIIIVPPRHQDNQDTTQAEFQLLWQHEYTKSQGKITKISLLSSPDLIQMLQQSISTLKIQGVKTKLLSGKYASYSLSYQHPTNRQKLGIVWTEDSNMTSFYHVMNACQIVIQKNLCQTMHLIRGGDLGKPNMAGNQLYRQIFTNTNHVHIKPSLQSIHYLATYQSLVNSAKSQELVIGGKTINLQRLETLINESEILNQCTLLQDLGIVSKSNPKPEPNRNGGKDLRPVKDFLLNLVKTQHLLGKQALINNAISSFPKVKEDQINVLIKELCEENKIQILDPKAKPEAQLICLVPHK from the coding sequence ATGACAGACATTAACGACATTATTAAACGTGAGGTTAACCCTTTTGACATGATCAATTTAAAGCCCACTAATTTTTGGGCTGAAGAACAAGATTCAAAACTCATGGTTGAGTCGATTCATAAAAATGCAATCATAGAAATTGAAGGTTTACTTGACCTAGTAGGTAAAGATCATCGTAGCCGTACGGTTTTATTAGCCGGTGATTCTGGTTCTGGTAAAAGTTATTTATTAGGTCGGCTCAAACGCACTCTTAATCCCAAAGCCTTTTTCGCTTATGTTCTGTGTGACTGGGCTGATAGTAGTAATATCTGGCGGCATATTTTACGTCGTACTGTTGATAGTTTAATTCAAGTTCCCGAAGGTGAAAAAGAATCACAGTTAATGTTGTGGCTAAAAAGTTTAACGGCGTTTACAAGAAGTGATATAAAACAACGAATATTTAATGATAATTTTTGGGAAGCATTACAAAGTAATCGGCAAAAATTTATCAAGCATCTCAAGGATAGTTATAAAAAAGCAGGTATTTATAATCCTGATATGTTTTTTGGAGTGTTGCATGATCTCGCAAATCCAGAATTATATGATTTAGCTTGTGAATGGTTGCGTGGTGATGATTTAAATGAAGATTCTATGCAAGAAATCAAAGTCAAAATCTGCATTGATACAGAAGATGCTGCAAAAAATATCTTAGCCAACTTTGGCAGAATTTCCACACAAACCCAACCGATTGTTTTATGTTTTGATAATTTAGAGACTATGCCCCAGTTACCAGAAGGTTTTCTGGATATACAACCTTTTTTCAATGTTAATACCACAATTCATGGAGATAACTTAAAAAATTTTTTGGTGATAATCAGCGTAATTAAGAGTGTATGGCAGCGGCATTTAGACCGGATTTTTACAGCCGATAAAGCAGGAATACATCGAACAATTCAGTTAAAACTTATTAGTATAGAACAGGCCGAAGGACTTTGGGCTTATCAACTTCAGCCATTACACCAACTAGCAAATCCTAGACCTGAATCACCTATTTTTCCTCTAAATCGGCAAATTTTAGAGAAAAACTATCCTGGTGGTAAAACTATACCTAGAAATGTACTAACTCTAGGTCGTGATGAATATCAAAAATATAAAGGTTCGTTATTAGATGAAGATGAAAAACCAAAGCCCGAACCAGTTACAATACAAATAAAGGTGACAACACCCAATGAAAAAACTGTTCCTAAACCTATAATCATTGTTCCACCACGACATCAAGATAATCAAGATACAACTCAAGCAGAATTTCAATTATTATGGCAGCACGAATATACAAAAAGTCAGGGGAAAATTACCAAGATTTCTTTGTTATCATCACCTGATTTAATTCAGATGTTGCAGCAGTCTATATCTACTTTAAAAATACAGGGAGTTAAGACTAAACTTTTAAGCGGAAAATATGCTAGTTATTCCTTGAGTTATCAACATCCTACAAATCGGCAAAAATTGGGTATAGTTTGGACAGAAGACTCAAATATGACTAGTTTTTATCATGTAATGAATGCTTGTCAAATAGTAATTCAAAAAAATCTCTGTCAAACTATGCACTTAATTCGTGGTGGAGATTTAGGAAAACCAAACATGGCGGGAAATCAACTCTATAGACAGATTTTTACCAACACTAATCATGTTCATATTAAACCAAGTCTACAGTCTATTCACTATTTGGCAACATATCAAAGTTTGGTAAATTCTGCCAAATCTCAAGAATTGGTAATTGGTGGGAAAACGATTAATTTACAAAGATTAGAAACTTTAATTAATGAATCTGAGATTTTGAATCAATGTACTTTATTACAGGATTTAGGTATTGTTTCTAAATCAAATCCAAAACCAGAACCAAATCGTAACGGTGGAAAAGATTTAAGACCTGTTAAAGACTTCTTATTAAATCTAGTTAAAACTCAACATTTGTTAGGGAAACAAGCTTTAATTAACAATGCTATTAGCAGTTTTCCCAAAGTTAAGGAAGATCAAATTAATGTATTGATTAAAGAACTATGTGAGGAAAATAAAATTCAAATTCTTGACCCCAAAGCCAAGCCAGAAGCTCAATTAATTTGTTTAGTTCCTCACAAGTAA
- a CDS encoding ParA family protein has product MGYVIATANMKGGVGKTTITVNIATCLAKNHGKKVLVLDLDSQISATLSLMSPVDFAKRRKQRKTFRYLLDQIINPEPEAKFTIGDIIQPEICNLTGLNLLPGDIDLYDEFLVSEMLHNQSVALGEQDFETIWNRFERVLIRDILEPIRNEYDFILLDCAPGYNLLTRSALATSDFYILPARPEPLSVVGIQLLERRIAQLKESHEHEAKIDIKMLGIVFSMSNANLLNGRYYKQVMHRVIEDFGVDKICKAQIPVDVNVAKAVDSFMPVSLLSPNTAGSKAFMQLTQELLQKL; this is encoded by the coding sequence ATGGGATATGTAATTGCAACCGCAAACATGAAAGGTGGAGTTGGTAAAACCACCATTACCGTGAATATAGCCACCTGTTTAGCCAAAAATCACGGAAAAAAGGTACTTGTTTTAGATTTAGATAGTCAAATCAGTGCCACACTGAGTTTAATGTCACCTGTTGATTTTGCCAAACGTCGCAAACAAAGAAAGACATTTAGATATTTACTAGATCAAATTATCAACCCTGAACCAGAGGCAAAATTTACAATTGGGGACATCATTCAACCTGAGATTTGTAACCTGACTGGATTAAACTTATTACCAGGAGACATAGATTTATATGATGAATTTTTGGTTTCAGAAATGCTGCATAATCAATCAGTAGCATTAGGAGAACAGGATTTTGAAACTATCTGGAATCGCTTTGAAAGGGTCTTAATTAGAGATATTTTAGAACCTATACGGAATGAATATGATTTTATTCTTTTAGATTGCGCTCCCGGTTATAATCTCCTGACTCGAAGTGCTTTAGCTACCAGTGATTTCTACATTCTTCCCGCTAGACCAGAACCCTTATCTGTAGTCGGAATTCAACTTTTAGAAAGACGCATTGCCCAATTAAAAGAAAGTCACGAACATGAAGCCAAAATAGATATAAAAATGTTGGGAATTGTCTTTAGTATGTCCAATGCCAATCTCCTGAATGGCAGATATTATAAACAGGTAATGCACCGAGTTATCGAAGATTTTGGAGTAGATAAAATCTGTAAAGCTCAAATCCCCGTTGATGTTAATGTTGCCAAAGCTGTTGATAGTTTTATGCCCGTTTCTTTACTAAGTCCGAATACAGCGGGTTCTAAGGCATTTATGCAGTTAACTCAGGAATTATTGCAGAAATTGTAA
- a CDS encoding bifunctional pantoate--beta-alanine ligase/(d)CMP kinase, with protein sequence MRVLTTVVALRCYLNRRRWQSHLRLPDDLGLDEQTSWYPTAVGLVPTMGGLHQGHLSLIKRARQENATVIVSIFVNPLQFGPNEDYQCYPRTLAQDREFCEQAGVDVIFAPTPEEIGVPGKNIAETQVTQVIPPSDMISSLCGNFRPGHFTGVATIVTKLLNLVEPDRAYFGQKDGQQLAIIKRLVADLNLPVEIVACPTVRDVSGLALSSRNQYLTATEKEQATVLFKGLRQAEAAFRAGVRDSGELIALARQEIAKVSNISLEYIELVEPNTLMFLEKVEDEGMLAIAARLGSTRLIDNTILRDGNDGLRQPIIAIDGPAGAGKSTVARQVAQELGLVYLDTGAMYRAIAWLVMEQGIAIDDDCAVAELAAHCKIDLTPSQSLQTPVRVQINDIDVTQKIRTVEVTSLVSAIAAQSAVRQALVKQQQSWGQRGGLVAEGRDIGTHVFPDAEIKIFLTASVGERARRRQQDFQKTGSILSLEQLEQEIAERDFKDSTRKVSPLQKAADAIELQTDGLTASEVAAQIISHYNQRLSHW encoded by the coding sequence GTGCGTGTGCTGACAACAGTTGTAGCTTTACGCTGCTATTTAAATCGTCGTCGCTGGCAAAGCCATCTGAGGCTACCAGATGATCTGGGACTTGATGAACAAACCAGTTGGTATCCCACAGCGGTTGGTTTAGTGCCAACTATGGGAGGTTTACATCAGGGGCATTTAAGTTTGATTAAACGGGCTAGACAGGAAAATGCAACGGTAATTGTGAGTATTTTTGTCAATCCCCTACAATTTGGACCCAACGAGGACTATCAATGCTATCCTCGCACTTTGGCACAAGACCGAGAATTTTGTGAACAGGCGGGAGTTGATGTGATTTTTGCCCCAACTCCGGAAGAAATTGGTGTACCGGGGAAGAATATAGCAGAAACTCAAGTGACACAAGTGATCCCTCCATCTGATATGATATCTAGCTTGTGTGGTAATTTTCGTCCAGGTCATTTTACTGGTGTGGCAACTATTGTCACTAAGCTTTTAAACTTGGTAGAACCTGACCGAGCTTACTTTGGACAAAAGGATGGTCAACAATTGGCAATTATTAAACGGTTAGTAGCTGATTTGAATTTGCCAGTAGAAATTGTTGCTTGTCCTACGGTGCGGGATGTGTCCGGCTTGGCTTTAAGTTCTCGTAATCAATATTTGACGGCTACAGAAAAAGAGCAAGCAACTGTGTTATTTAAAGGTTTACGGCAAGCTGAAGCGGCGTTTCGGGCTGGCGTTCGTGACAGTGGTGAACTCATAGCATTGGCGCGGCAAGAAATCGCAAAAGTTAGCAATATCAGCTTGGAATATATTGAATTGGTTGAACCGAATACGTTGATGTTTTTAGAAAAAGTTGAGGATGAAGGAATGTTGGCGATCGCTGCTCGTCTTGGTTCTACAAGGTTAATTGATAATACGATTCTGCGCGATGGCAATGATGGACTCCGCCAACCGATCATTGCTATTGATGGTCCGGCTGGTGCTGGTAAATCTACTGTGGCTCGTCAAGTGGCACAGGAATTAGGTTTGGTGTACTTAGATACTGGTGCTATGTACCGGGCGATCGCTTGGTTAGTCATGGAACAGGGAATTGCTATTGATGATGATTGTGCTGTGGCGGAATTAGCCGCTCACTGCAAAATTGACCTCACTCCCAGTCAAAGTTTGCAAACTCCCGTGAGAGTCCAGATTAATGATATTGATGTCACTCAAAAAATTCGCACTGTTGAGGTAACATCTCTTGTATCGGCGATCGCTGCCCAAAGTGCAGTGCGTCAAGCCTTGGTCAAACAGCAGCAAAGTTGGGGACAACGCGGGGGGTTAGTAGCAGAAGGTCGAGACATAGGCACTCACGTCTTTCCAGATGCGGAAATTAAAATCTTCTTAACCGCTTCCGTCGGTGAACGAGCGCGTCGTCGTCAGCAAGACTTTCAAAAAACAGGTTCAATCTTGAGTTTAGAACAACTAGAACAGGAGATTGCTGAACGCGACTTCAAAGATAGCACCCGGAAAGTCTCCCCTTTGCAAAAAGCGGCTGATGCCATTGAACTCCAAACCGACGGTTTAACTGCTTCTGAAGTAGCAGCACAAATCATTAGCCATTACAACCAGCGGCTATCCCATTGGTAG
- a CDS encoding septal ring lytic transglycosylase RlpA family protein — MNQRHLWTTVAVILAVLGLPSVGRTQTSEESSPTRQASSISDAVKVGEYQSPTENPTLDAVITRIYPHSIKGLQAATLYVRDIPVLTFLGSTPVTNNKTKVGVIGNNENINPDSLVATNTAKVASFSNAGNTINFNKQVSSIDNDPIQKASVIAARINELIQNNVDASKITVSWKTADNSVINNKANKKGFFRKQPSVDRYTITIDGQELVEVNEGTRLADTTENLAQDALQATNRLRRLIGNASPIQTIANLPASKSVSSASLPQKIAFGNVNLSFQGMASWYGYDGSGNKTASGERYNPEGLTAAHRSLPMGTKIRVTNTRNGRSVVVRINDRGPFIRGRIIDLSAGAARLLGMISSGVAPVSLEVLGK; from the coding sequence ATGAATCAAAGACATTTGTGGACTACAGTTGCCGTAATTCTGGCCGTTTTGGGTTTACCCTCAGTTGGTCGAACTCAAACCAGTGAGGAAAGTTCCCCAACTAGGCAAGCATCATCTATCAGTGATGCAGTCAAAGTAGGAGAATACCAATCCCCAACAGAAAACCCCACCTTGGATGCTGTGATTACTAGGATTTATCCTCACAGTATTAAAGGTTTACAAGCAGCTACTCTTTATGTTCGGGACATTCCTGTTCTGACTTTTTTGGGTTCTACCCCAGTTACTAACAACAAAACTAAAGTTGGAGTAATTGGCAATAATGAGAATATCAATCCTGACTCTCTTGTTGCTACCAATACAGCCAAAGTTGCCAGTTTTAGCAATGCTGGTAATACAATCAATTTTAACAAACAAGTTAGCTCTATTGACAATGATCCAATTCAGAAAGCTAGTGTGATTGCCGCTAGAATTAACGAACTGATCCAGAACAATGTAGATGCAAGCAAGATTACTGTCAGTTGGAAAACAGCGGATAATTCCGTAATTAACAATAAAGCCAATAAAAAAGGCTTCTTCCGTAAACAACCGTCAGTGGATCGCTACACCATTACCATTGACGGTCAAGAACTGGTAGAAGTCAATGAAGGTACTAGATTAGCAGATACCACAGAAAATCTTGCCCAAGATGCCTTACAAGCAACTAACAGACTGCGGAGACTCATCGGCAACGCATCTCCCATTCAGACAATTGCTAACTTACCCGCTAGTAAATCAGTTTCTAGTGCCAGTCTACCGCAAAAAATTGCCTTCGGTAATGTCAATCTCAGTTTCCAAGGGATGGCTTCTTGGTATGGATATGATGGTTCTGGCAATAAAACCGCCAGTGGTGAAAGATATAATCCCGAAGGATTAACTGCGGCTCATCGTAGCTTACCGATGGGAACAAAAATCCGTGTCACTAACACCCGTAATGGTCGTTCTGTTGTTGTCAGAATCAATGATCGAGGACCTTTCATCCGGGGTCGAATTATTGACCTTTCCGCCGGCGCTGCTCGGCTTTTGGGTATGATCAGCAGTGGTGTTGCTCCAGTTAGTCTTGAGGTTTTAGGAAAATAA
- a CDS encoding lipoate--protein ligase family protein, translating into MPDSQVWRLIPILAAAGDVQMAIDRWLLAQHESGQHPPTLRFYTWSPPAISLGYHQRQYPEFWQGLRWKGEKLDLVRRPTGGRAVLHQGDLTYSVVTSGLRGNRLDVYGQICEFLIQGWRSLDIELYYGQAGRGYIHNPNCFGTATGADLVLADGSKLIGSAQLRKGDAVLQHGSMRLNPDPDLFAKVFNQEFFHPIQFPETINQETIIKALIAAACDCFGMEIEVIPLSQDEWNLILANC; encoded by the coding sequence ATGCCTGATTCGCAGGTGTGGCGACTTATTCCCATTTTAGCTGCCGCTGGTGATGTTCAGATGGCTATAGACCGCTGGTTATTAGCACAACATGAGTCGGGACAACATCCGCCAACTTTACGTTTTTATACTTGGTCGCCACCCGCAATTTCTTTGGGTTATCATCAACGTCAATATCCTGAATTTTGGCAAGGTTTGCGGTGGAAAGGGGAGAAATTAGATTTGGTGCGTCGTCCTACAGGTGGTAGGGCTGTTTTACATCAAGGTGATTTAACTTACTCTGTCGTCACGTCTGGACTGAGGGGAAATCGTTTGGATGTGTATGGGCAGATTTGTGAGTTTTTGATTCAAGGATGGCGATCGCTCGATATAGAATTGTACTATGGTCAAGCTGGACGCGGTTATATTCACAATCCTAATTGTTTTGGGACTGCGACAGGTGCAGATTTAGTTTTAGCAGATGGTTCTAAACTGATTGGTAGCGCTCAATTAAGGAAAGGTGACGCAGTTCTTCAGCATGGTTCTATGCGATTGAATCCAGATCCGGATTTGTTTGCAAAGGTATTTAATCAAGAGTTTTTTCATCCTATCCAATTTCCAGAAACTATCAATCAAGAAACAATAATTAAGGCTTTAATAGCCGCAGCTTGTGATTGTTTTGGTATGGAAATAGAGGTAATACCTTTGTCTCAAGATGAGTGGAATTTGATTTTGGCAAATTGTTGA